In uncultured Methanobacterium sp., a genomic segment contains:
- a CDS encoding FtsX-like permease family protein: MLDIAFKDFKAKKGRTAMCILGVMVCVLLIGTVNLVLYEMESGLKGDLGTVNGKLYFEKNGTSFPPYASILPESLGNEVLDRSEVNHDKSTKALFAPIQGSNDTRYTMIVGITPGKEQAFIENTTVTGKNSLVGESDNAVIMGSEAAKTYNATVGSDITVQGNQYHVIGIMKQVGTGWPLTIDSSMVMSLSHAQSVMEMPSLISTVIIIPSGSIDSAETSLQDAYPSYSIYSQNDTQKTLDDNLSQIRIFMNMISLFIFVVSVIIIMIVMMMSVKERTREIGTMRAIGTRKRSILALIIYESLILSLIGGVLGIILMSPTFSILGVLMGASDVNFLSFNIPSAIVTQVLVIVFIIGTFSGLIPAYLATRISPIDALRYE, translated from the coding sequence ATGTTGGATATCGCTTTTAAAGATTTTAAGGCCAAAAAAGGCCGTACTGCCATGTGTATACTTGGGGTTATGGTGTGTGTTTTACTCATAGGCACCGTAAACCTGGTCTTATATGAGATGGAATCAGGGCTCAAAGGAGACCTTGGAACAGTTAACGGAAAATTGTACTTTGAAAAAAATGGGACCAGTTTCCCACCCTATGCCAGTATACTCCCGGAAAGTCTGGGAAATGAAGTCCTGGATCGCTCGGAGGTTAACCATGATAAAAGTACCAAAGCACTCTTTGCACCCATCCAGGGCAGTAACGATACCCGTTACACCATGATCGTGGGGATCACACCCGGTAAGGAGCAGGCTTTCATAGAAAATACCACTGTAACTGGTAAAAATTCCCTGGTGGGTGAAAGTGACAATGCAGTTATCATGGGATCAGAGGCTGCCAAGACTTACAATGCAACTGTGGGCAGTGACATAACTGTTCAGGGAAACCAGTACCATGTGATTGGTATTATGAAACAGGTAGGCACAGGATGGCCTTTAACCATTGATAGTTCCATGGTCATGTCCCTTTCACATGCCCAATCTGTCATGGAAATGCCCAGTCTCATATCCACGGTTATCATCATACCCAGTGGATCCATAGACAGTGCAGAGACCAGCCTGCAGGATGCTTATCCCAGCTACAGCATTTACTCTCAAAATGATACCCAGAAAACACTGGATGATAACCTCAGCCAGATCAGGATATTCATGAACATGATCAGCCTCTTTATATTCGTGGTATCGGTGATCATCATCATGATCGTGATGATGATGTCGGTTAAGGAAAGAACCAGGGAAATAGGTACCATGAGGGCTATTGGAACCCGGAAACGGTCTATTCTGGCACTGATAATATATGAATCACTGATCCTGAGCCTGATCGGTGGTGTTCTTGGAATCATACTAATGTCCCCCACCTTCAGTATACTGGGAGTGTTAATGGGCGCATCTGATGTGAACTTCCTGAGTTTCAACATACCCAGTGCCATCGTCACCCAGGTTCTGGTGATAGTCTTTATAATTGGAACATTCAGTGGACTCATACCTGCCTATCTGGCCACCCGTATCAGCCCCATAGATGCCCTGAGATATGAATAG
- a CDS encoding MFS transporter, whose amino-acid sequence MMVPINASIINVSLPTISVYFGVGLSTVQWVLTSYLITLLGFVLFFSRLGDFWGQERVYLAGLIGFISTSLLCSLSPSVESLIIFRGLQGLAAAMMISVSMALVRKSFPSHMLGRALGIYAVAIAAGLALGPAIGGILSGFLGWRSIFLVNLPVGILDFIFCYTILKRSQKTTVKWDIPGTVLQFVCLFLTVYTLNMVEVASYSTATITGAMALVSLALFIYQELRSENPVLDLKLFKKKTFSAFNISLHFNYLCMYMMFFAVPFYLQKVLHLDQFTTGLVLTASPVVMMTVSPISGMLADRFGSRVPAFLGGVISAVALLSMIQLTVNSTAGDVFIRLALLGFGTALFQSPTNRALMSQLPSEKAGVASGIIATTRNLGMVFAVCYAGLLIHLAISPELMQASQLYGAAAADLTGGLHLVVLFGALLSVGMALISIAGLKHKRESLVKYEKVAVAKTIRAEKKLVGTISSIVLVMNRNH is encoded by the coding sequence ATGATGGTTCCCATCAACGCCAGCATCATCAATGTATCCCTCCCCACCATATCAGTATACTTTGGAGTGGGACTATCCACTGTCCAGTGGGTTTTAACCAGTTACCTAATCACCCTCCTGGGATTTGTACTATTCTTTTCCAGACTGGGAGACTTCTGGGGTCAAGAACGAGTGTACCTGGCAGGCCTGATTGGATTCATCAGCACCTCACTACTGTGCAGCCTATCACCCTCGGTTGAATCACTAATCATTTTCCGTGGATTACAGGGACTGGCAGCAGCCATGATGATCAGCGTGTCCATGGCCCTGGTTAGAAAATCATTCCCCTCCCATATGCTGGGAAGAGCTCTGGGGATATACGCAGTAGCTATAGCAGCAGGTCTGGCCCTGGGCCCTGCAATTGGAGGAATACTATCCGGATTCCTGGGATGGAGATCTATATTCCTGGTGAACCTACCAGTGGGAATCCTGGACTTCATCTTCTGCTATACCATCTTAAAACGCAGCCAGAAAACCACCGTTAAATGGGATATACCCGGAACAGTGTTGCAGTTTGTGTGCCTGTTTTTAACAGTTTACACACTGAACATGGTAGAAGTTGCAAGTTACAGTACCGCCACCATCACTGGAGCCATGGCACTGGTCAGCTTAGCGTTATTCATCTACCAGGAACTTCGAAGTGAAAACCCTGTTTTAGACCTCAAACTCTTCAAGAAGAAGACCTTCAGTGCATTTAATATAAGTCTGCACTTTAACTACCTGTGCATGTACATGATGTTCTTTGCAGTGCCATTTTACTTACAGAAAGTCCTCCACCTGGATCAGTTCACCACCGGTCTGGTGTTAACAGCTTCACCTGTTGTAATGATGACTGTATCCCCCATAAGTGGAATGTTGGCTGATAGATTCGGTTCAAGGGTCCCAGCCTTTCTAGGTGGTGTGATCTCAGCAGTGGCCTTACTTTCCATGATCCAGCTAACTGTGAACTCCACTGCAGGAGATGTTTTTATTAGACTGGCCCTTCTTGGATTTGGAACAGCACTCTTCCAGTCACCAACCAACCGGGCTTTGATGTCCCAATTACCCTCTGAAAAGGCAGGTGTGGCCTCTGGTATTATTGCCACCACCAGAAATCTGGGTATGGTCTTTGCAGTTTGCTATGCCGGGCTTTTAATTCACCTTGCAATTTCACCCGAGCTTATGCAGGCCAGTCAGCTTTACGGGGCTGCAGCAGCAGATCTCACCGGTGGACTGCACCTGGTAGTACTTTTTGGTGCTCTTTTGAGTGTGGGTATGGCCCTGATATCCATAGCCGGGCTTAAACATAAGAGAGAATCCCTGGTTAAATATGAAAAGGTTGCAGTGGCCAAAACCATCCGCGCAGAAAAGAAACTAGTGGGTACCATTAGCAGTATAGTGCTGGTTATGAACCGGAACCACTAA
- a CDS encoding flavodoxin domain-containing protein: MQRTLLIYESKYGATEKIVKYLAPVLGPANYCTTDQFKDSYRDFDFIVIGSPVYSGKLDPEIYNFIENNREWLNDKPLALFSVSLSPEDGMNNLDEISGNIKNTVSKKALGGTLKLSAMTEEDSKALDIFSQQVGFPLKDMDNFNLEEVTSYALELKEIKENLIPPAPQREEFIDKFLTSHNTCTLSTSYQNRVRSTPIEYNYFNGFIYLLSEGGEKFANLPLNNQVSVAVYEDYTGFNNLAGMQITGTSEIISEDTPEYEDVLRMKGLKIDFIKRNPVKMNMIKITISKVEFLYSEFKKLGYEAKQIQNFKKLNFNH, translated from the coding sequence ATGCAGAGAACTCTTTTAATCTATGAAAGTAAGTATGGTGCAACTGAAAAGATAGTCAAATATTTAGCACCGGTTCTTGGTCCTGCTAACTACTGTACCACAGACCAGTTTAAGGATTCATATAGGGATTTTGATTTCATTGTAATTGGAAGTCCAGTTTATAGTGGTAAACTGGACCCTGAAATATACAATTTTATTGAAAATAACAGGGAATGGTTAAATGATAAGCCATTAGCCCTTTTTTCAGTATCCTTAAGCCCAGAAGATGGGATGAATAATTTAGATGAAATTTCAGGTAACATCAAAAACACTGTCAGTAAAAAGGCCCTGGGCGGTACTCTGAAACTCAGCGCAATGACTGAAGAAGATTCCAAAGCACTTGATATTTTCAGCCAGCAGGTGGGTTTCCCATTGAAGGATATGGATAACTTCAACCTGGAAGAAGTCACAAGTTATGCCCTGGAACTTAAAGAGATTAAGGAAAATTTAATACCCCCTGCACCCCAAAGGGAAGAGTTCATTGACAAGTTCCTAACCAGCCACAATACCTGCACCCTCTCCACCAGTTACCAGAACCGGGTCAGATCCACCCCAATTGAGTACAACTACTTCAACGGATTCATCTACCTGTTGAGTGAAGGTGGCGAGAAATTTGCCAATCTACCCCTTAACAACCAGGTTTCGGTGGCAGTTTATGAGGACTACACTGGATTTAACAACCTTGCTGGTATGCAGATAACCGGTACATCGGAGATAATCAGTGAAGATACCCCTGAATATGAGGATGTACTCCGGATGAAAGGGTTGAAAATTGATTTTATAAAGCGTAATCCAGTGAAAATGAATATGATTAAGATCACAATTAGTAAAGTTGAATTTCTTTATTCTGAGTTTAAGAAACTGGGTTATGAGGCTAAACAGATTCAAAATTTTAAAAAACTAAACTTCAACCACTAA
- a CDS encoding UvrD-helicase domain-containing protein, which translates to MDRLIPSWDEIKKSSEYLSEGESTFLHFLDDNLPDYWKIYWHPFYNGSYPDIVLLNPEGGLMIYKVIDEDPDNSTPEANKKQLDYYRNKLIQELVPEISEQLDEDQRRFVIFKTGLYLHSMESYPAQVLYEEYPYLSVVGYDDLDEDSLYLIVPGYDFRKDRFMNPEWAEKLEKWLNPPYHRDRRTGIEFTPQQKQLTIPKPGHRRLRGAAGSGKTLVLAHRAAKLAAQNKKVLIITYNRNLWYFIKEMINDSPYNFNWSNITFRHFHGFCRDLLNELSLTTPSRFDDIVQVLEEEMKKILEDPIMTEILEKFRYDAILIDEGQDYSWEWYDFLSKFLNHRNELFLVCDEKQNIYGRELSWIDGKMENVQFRGRWSELNTIHRLPREISQLANKFSKEYGLTSSVEFDPEQTVLFNESSSFFKWENIKVKDWLVNVHEAYKTFNNQMIDSEKMFKPSEIVILLPKNHMGTELVEFFENYDISCDHVFLTRNGSRWRNKKISSITDERLKISTIHQFKGWESPNVILLIPDRWNGGHKNLDSVVYTAMTRTLKNLIVLNCNDRYRGFGNDLKISH; encoded by the coding sequence TTGGATAGACTAATTCCATCGTGGGATGAAATCAAAAAATCTTCAGAATACTTAAGTGAAGGGGAAAGTACATTTCTTCATTTTTTAGATGATAACTTACCAGATTACTGGAAAATTTACTGGCATCCTTTTTATAATGGTTCCTACCCCGATATTGTTCTTTTAAACCCTGAAGGTGGGCTCATGATCTACAAGGTCATAGATGAAGACCCGGATAATAGCACACCAGAGGCCAATAAAAAGCAGCTGGACTACTACCGCAACAAATTAATCCAGGAACTGGTGCCGGAAATCAGTGAACAATTGGATGAAGACCAGAGAAGATTTGTAATATTCAAAACCGGCTTGTACCTGCACAGTATGGAAAGTTACCCGGCACAGGTTCTCTATGAAGAGTACCCCTATCTTAGTGTGGTAGGATATGATGATCTGGATGAAGATAGTCTTTATCTGATTGTCCCGGGTTATGACTTTCGAAAAGACAGGTTCATGAATCCAGAATGGGCTGAAAAACTGGAAAAATGGTTGAATCCACCCTACCATCGTGATAGGAGAACTGGCATTGAATTTACCCCACAACAAAAACAGCTAACCATCCCTAAACCAGGACACCGCAGGCTCCGTGGTGCTGCTGGTAGTGGTAAAACTCTTGTATTAGCACACAGGGCAGCTAAACTGGCTGCGCAAAACAAAAAAGTATTGATAATAACCTATAACCGTAATTTATGGTATTTCATTAAAGAAATGATAAATGACAGTCCTTATAACTTCAACTGGTCCAACATCACCTTCAGACACTTCCATGGATTCTGCAGGGACCTGTTAAATGAATTATCTTTGACCACACCGTCCAGGTTCGATGATATTGTCCAGGTGCTGGAAGAGGAAATGAAAAAAATATTGGAAGACCCCATTATGACTGAAATTCTTGAAAAATTCAGATACGATGCTATATTAATTGATGAAGGGCAAGATTACAGCTGGGAGTGGTATGACTTCCTGTCGAAGTTTTTAAATCATCGGAATGAGCTTTTCCTGGTTTGTGATGAGAAGCAGAATATATACGGGCGTGAATTATCCTGGATAGATGGTAAGATGGAAAATGTCCAGTTCCGTGGCCGTTGGTCCGAACTTAACACCATCCACCGTTTGCCCAGGGAGATATCCCAGCTGGCCAATAAATTCAGCAAAGAGTATGGATTAACCTCATCAGTAGAATTTGATCCAGAACAAACTGTACTATTTAATGAAAGTTCATCCTTTTTCAAATGGGAAAATATCAAGGTAAAAGACTGGCTAGTCAATGTTCATGAAGCTTATAAAACCTTCAATAATCAGATGATTGATTCAGAAAAGATGTTTAAACCATCTGAGATTGTGATACTCCTTCCCAAAAATCATATGGGAACCGAACTGGTGGAATTTTTCGAAAATTACGATATATCCTGTGACCATGTATTCCTCACCAGGAATGGATCCAGGTGGCGTAATAAAAAAATCTCCTCCATAACCGATGAACGATTGAAGATAAGTACAATACACCAGTTTAAGGGATGGGAATCTCCAAATGTTATTCTCCTAATACCAGATCGTTGGAATGGTGGTCATAAAAACCTGGATTCTGTGGTATACACTGCCATGACCCGAACACTTAAGAATTTAATTGTTTTAAACTGTAACGACCGATACCGGGGATTTGGGAATGACCTGAAGATTAGTCATTAA
- a CDS encoding DUF488 domain-containing protein, with product MSTMIFTIGHSNHPFSRFMELIQKQDIRMVVDVRTRPYSKYTPYYSKKPLEEGLKEYQVEYVYLGNKIGGKPDDAKFYHDGELLYHLMEADEKYQEGLKILLELARDNRIVIMCSEEDPYHCHRHHLISQSLLKNNFQITHIRGNGNLEKVRSDYQTRLF from the coding sequence ATGTCAACTATGATTTTCACAATAGGCCACAGCAACCACCCTTTCTCTCGATTCATGGAGTTAATCCAGAAACAGGATATCCGGATGGTGGTGGATGTTCGAACCAGACCCTACAGTAAATACACTCCCTATTACAGTAAAAAACCCCTGGAAGAAGGATTGAAAGAATACCAGGTTGAGTACGTTTATTTGGGTAATAAGATTGGTGGAAAGCCAGATGATGCCAAGTTTTACCATGATGGTGAACTCCTCTACCACCTTATGGAGGCTGATGAAAAGTATCAGGAAGGACTTAAAATACTCCTGGAGCTTGCTCGTGATAATCGAATTGTTATCATGTGCAGTGAAGAGGATCCATATCACTGTCACCGTCACCACCTCATCAGCCAATCGTTACTTAAAAACAACTTCCAAATAACTCATATAAGGGGTAATGGTAATCTGGAGAAAGTTAGGAGTGATTACCAGACCAGATTATTTTAA
- a CDS encoding exopolysaccharide biosynthesis protein, translating to MSENTQDIEKFSVILSEVKSKIPPEGITLEDFLDLLGESGLFMTCMILTAPFLLPVSIPGSSIPFGTTISLISLRIIFNRNILIPKPIMGYSISHKDMETILKEILRILKPLEKILKPRICILTRGRKIRSFNGFMMAFGGVLLVTPILAPLGDFFPAYGILFLSLGNLEHDGYLVLAGYTAVIGTAIYYALIFAVGVALILFLITYIGHYL from the coding sequence TTGTCTGAAAATACTCAAGATATTGAAAAATTTTCAGTGATATTATCTGAAGTTAAATCCAAAATTCCTCCTGAAGGTATTACACTGGAGGATTTCCTGGATCTACTTGGAGAAAGTGGGTTATTTATGACATGTATGATCTTAACTGCCCCTTTCTTACTCCCGGTTTCAATTCCAGGTTCAAGCATACCCTTTGGAACAACCATATCTTTGATCAGTCTAAGGATAATCTTCAACAGGAACATCCTGATACCTAAACCTATCATGGGTTACTCAATATCCCATAAAGATATGGAAACTATTTTAAAAGAAATCCTACGTATTCTTAAACCATTAGAGAAAATTCTAAAACCCAGAATTTGCATTCTAACCCGGGGACGAAAAATTCGTTCATTCAATGGTTTTATGATGGCATTTGGCGGTGTTTTACTGGTAACACCCATATTAGCACCATTAGGTGACTTTTTCCCTGCATATGGAATTCTGTTCTTATCTTTAGGTAATTTAGAACATGATGGGTACCTTGTTTTAGCCGGTTACACTGCAGTTATTGGTACCGCCATTTATTACGCTTTAATATTTGCAGTGGGAGTTGCATTGATATTATTTTTAATAACCTATATCGGTCATTACCTTTAA
- a CDS encoding NAD(P)H-dependent oxidoreductase translates to MKIMIAYYSWQGHTHKVVEALAEKLDAETERIKPAKPSGMATKAMNAYFSLKSDINPCRTDLSSVDHLIVATPVWADHPTPYVMKYISLLTNTSGKTFSILVEMGGRGADKTIKKVRKGLEKKGMEFVTSAVTVEKDVDDDNFDLTVSTMAESIKNRVN, encoded by the coding sequence ATGAAAATAATGATTGCATATTACTCCTGGCAGGGACATACCCATAAGGTGGTCGAAGCACTGGCAGAGAAGTTAGATGCTGAAACTGAAAGGATAAAACCTGCTAAACCATCTGGGATGGCCACCAAGGCCATGAATGCATATTTTTCTTTAAAATCTGATATTAATCCCTGCCGGACCGACCTAAGTAGTGTGGATCATCTTATTGTTGCCACTCCAGTCTGGGCGGATCATCCCACTCCCTATGTGATGAAATACATTTCCCTTTTAACCAACACCAGTGGAAAGACATTCTCAATCCTGGTGGAGATGGGAGGTAGAGGTGCAGATAAAACAATAAAGAAGGTTAGGAAAGGATTGGAGAAAAAGGGCATGGAATTTGTTACGTCCGCAGTGACTGTGGAAAAAGATGTTGACGATGATAACTTTGATTTAACAGTATCCACTATGGCTGAGTCAATTAAAAACCGAGTAAATTGA
- a CDS encoding Hsp20 family protein has translation MTEKKGVDTMFNDMIKTIKEKQVDLDNAIAEYTGAPVKPAMDVMETEDNITVKTDLPGFNREDIKIDLTEDTLEITADFSKETEEEGEEEGVTFHRKERRFGSAARTYIPQPR, from the coding sequence ATGACTGAGAAGAAAGGTGTGGATACCATGTTTAATGACATGATTAAAACCATTAAGGAAAAACAGGTGGATCTGGACAATGCAATTGCAGAGTACACTGGTGCACCGGTTAAACCAGCAATGGATGTCATGGAAACTGAAGATAATATCACCGTTAAAACTGATCTACCCGGCTTTAATCGTGAAGACATAAAAATCGACCTCACTGAGGACACCCTAGAAATCACTGCAGATTTTTCTAAGGAAACCGAAGAAGAAGGTGAAGAAGAGGGAGTAACCTTCCACAGGAAAGAGCGAAGATTCGGATCAGCTGCCAGGACTTACATTCCCCAGCCAAGGTAA
- a CDS encoding ABC transporter ATP-binding protein, translating into MKGLITGEGLWKTYNLDSTEVHALRGLNISVDEGEFVSIMGPSGSGKSTLLNMIGGLDTPTQGDLFIDGKNISSMNDGELTRMRAENIGYIFQTFNLLPALSVRDNVGFPMRNLTGDKKMDKSSRIKRAEECIEIVGLSPRINYLPSKLSGGERQRVAIARALVNHPKFILADEPTGNLDSEATENIINLLHQVNDEGTTVVMVTHDVDTTKNTRVMKIRDGVIEE; encoded by the coding sequence ATGAAAGGTTTAATTACGGGAGAAGGACTTTGGAAGACCTATAATCTGGACAGTACTGAGGTCCACGCCCTGAGGGGATTGAATATATCGGTTGATGAAGGTGAATTTGTATCCATAATGGGACCTTCTGGTTCCGGTAAATCAACTCTCCTCAACATGATTGGAGGTCTGGACACCCCTACCCAGGGAGATCTCTTCATAGATGGAAAGAATATATCCTCCATGAATGATGGTGAACTGACCCGGATGCGGGCAGAAAATATTGGGTACATATTCCAGACTTTCAACCTATTACCTGCTTTAAGTGTCCGGGATAATGTTGGGTTTCCCATGAGGAACCTCACTGGTGATAAGAAGATGGATAAATCCTCCAGAATTAAAAGAGCAGAAGAATGCATAGAGATTGTAGGTCTTTCACCCCGGATAAATTACCTCCCCTCCAAGCTCTCTGGAGGAGAAAGACAGAGGGTTGCCATTGCCCGTGCCCTGGTTAATCATCCTAAATTCATCCTGGCAGATGAACCAACAGGAAACCTGGACTCCGAAGCCACAGAAAACATAATCAACCTTCTACACCAGGTAAATGATGAAGGCACTACTGTGGTTATGGTTACCCACGATGTGGATACCACCAAAAATACCAGGGTGATGAAGATCAGGGATGGAGTTATTGAAGAATAA
- a CDS encoding DEAD/DEAH box helicase — protein sequence MLKNVLDTLEGNRIFRRKVEHIETLNPRKAEYGEVENLPESIQKYLKDSKIQLYKHQVRATELIRNGENILITTPTASGKTLAFNLPIMETMAMDEEATALYIYPAKALANDQLNVIKHLESSCNLKINPNIYDGDTPRNIRPWIKENSRLILTNPYMLHLIMGWHHQWARFYKNLKYVVIDEAHHYRGVFGSNVAFLIRRLRRICNHYGSYPQFILSSATLANPDEFSRNLVGTSFHEINEDTSPSGKKHFILYNPYARWGDLSTHQETSNLFQLMVLNDLQTLCFTISRKMAELIAMWAKRELNQHNPQLVNRITAYRSGYLASERRKIENGLKTGNLVGVTCTNALELGMDIGSLDGVIISGYPGTMISTWQQAGRAGRGENESMVVMVAFENALDQYLMKHPEFLFHKSHENAVIDLHNKKITNGHLLCATKELPLTVDDFEKYFDADFDALEDLRQQGLLKETGVGLVYTGRQEPAMNISLDQISSDNFKVFHDKHLMETMDRQHAYSEAHEGAVLINQGETYTVDSFNLAKRTINVKKMDVDYHTQALKNVDVSIEKELNTREIGNFKVSFGEVKVTQDFYKYKAMIYGKTLSTHNLDLPPLKYHTRGLWFTIPGVVADSLENIFTKKDAFAGSLHGAEHALISMFPLLVLCDRFDIGGLSTNYHPETGKATIFIYDAYEGGIGLAEKAVEVMEKLVEVTRDMVKSCQCRKGCPTCIYSPKCGNDNKPLHKNGTIFLLEAILKMMNGETVDLSNESGVELIPKSSGPFKSPAMGSEGYQEFENPLSLNCKGESFYLNGNLNEAAKCFQKVLEMDENNISAMKYQGIILVKQEKPEKALEFFEKVLLIHADDPETLYYQAVSFNKTQKYAESKNVSMKLLKARPDWDDAWSILAISLQALGDREKAIEAYNKALELDPLNQDAASNLKDLLDS from the coding sequence ATGCTTAAAAACGTCCTTGATACACTGGAAGGCAACCGTATCTTTCGCAGGAAAGTGGAACATATTGAAACACTCAATCCACGAAAGGCAGAGTACGGTGAAGTAGAGAACCTCCCGGAGTCAATCCAGAAATATCTCAAGGACAGCAAGATACAACTTTACAAGCACCAGGTTAGGGCAACAGAACTCATCAGGAACGGGGAAAATATTCTCATTACCACACCCACTGCTTCCGGGAAAACACTGGCCTTTAACCTGCCTATCATGGAAACCATGGCCATGGATGAGGAAGCTACTGCCCTTTACATTTATCCTGCCAAGGCACTGGCCAATGACCAGCTGAATGTTATAAAACATCTGGAATCATCCTGCAACCTTAAAATCAATCCGAACATTTACGATGGCGACACTCCCCGTAACATCCGACCCTGGATCAAGGAAAACTCACGTTTAATTTTAACCAATCCCTACATGTTACACCTCATAATGGGATGGCACCACCAGTGGGCACGTTTTTACAAAAACCTCAAATATGTGGTGATTGATGAAGCCCACCACTACCGTGGAGTGTTTGGATCAAATGTGGCCTTCCTCATCCGCAGGTTAAGGAGGATATGTAACCATTACGGAAGTTATCCTCAGTTCATTTTATCATCGGCCACACTGGCTAATCCTGATGAGTTCAGCCGAAACCTAGTGGGAACATCCTTCCATGAAATTAATGAAGATACTTCCCCCAGTGGAAAGAAGCACTTCATTCTCTACAACCCTTACGCCCGGTGGGGTGATCTATCCACCCACCAGGAGACCAGTAACCTGTTCCAGTTAATGGTTTTAAATGACCTTCAAACCCTGTGTTTCACCATTAGCCGGAAAATGGCAGAACTCATAGCAATGTGGGCTAAAAGAGAATTAAATCAACATAACCCCCAGCTGGTTAACCGCATAACAGCATATCGTTCCGGTTACCTGGCCAGTGAGAGAAGGAAGATAGAAAATGGTCTTAAAACCGGTAACCTGGTGGGTGTGACCTGTACCAATGCCCTGGAACTGGGAATGGATATTGGCAGTTTGGACGGGGTTATAATCAGCGGGTACCCTGGGACCATGATCAGCACCTGGCAGCAGGCTGGAAGAGCAGGAAGAGGTGAAAACGAGTCCATGGTGGTGATGGTGGCATTTGAAAACGCACTGGACCAGTACCTGATGAAGCATCCAGAATTCCTGTTCCATAAATCCCATGAAAATGCTGTTATCGACCTGCATAATAAGAAAATCACCAATGGCCACCTCCTGTGTGCAACCAAGGAATTACCCCTTACTGTGGATGATTTTGAAAAATACTTTGATGCTGATTTTGATGCCCTGGAGGATCTGCGGCAGCAGGGACTTCTCAAGGAAACTGGTGTGGGCCTGGTTTATACCGGACGCCAGGAACCAGCCATGAACATCAGTCTGGATCAGATATCCAGTGATAACTTCAAGGTATTCCATGACAAACACCTGATGGAAACCATGGACCGGCAGCACGCCTACAGTGAAGCCCATGAAGGAGCAGTGCTCATCAACCAGGGTGAAACCTATACTGTGGATAGTTTTAACCTGGCTAAAAGAACCATCAATGTTAAGAAGATGGATGTGGATTACCATACCCAGGCCCTGAAGAATGTGGATGTTTCCATTGAAAAGGAACTTAACACCAGGGAAATAGGTAATTTCAAGGTCTCCTTTGGTGAGGTGAAGGTTACCCAGGATTTCTACAAGTACAAGGCCATGATCTACGGTAAAACCCTGTCCACCCACAACCTGGACCTGCCTCCATTGAAGTATCACACCCGTGGGCTGTGGTTCACCATTCCAGGAGTGGTGGCAGACAGTCTGGAAAACATATTCACCAAGAAAGATGCCTTTGCCGGTAGCCTACACGGAGCAGAACATGCTCTCATATCCATGTTCCCATTACTGGTACTGTGTGACCGGTTCGATATAGGTGGTTTATCCACCAATTACCATCCTGAAACAGGTAAGGCCACAATCTTCATTTATGATGCCTATGAAGGTGGAATTGGTTTGGCTGAAAAAGCGGTAGAGGTTATGGAGAAACTGGTGGAAGTCACCAGGGACATGGTTAAAAGCTGTCAGTGCCGTAAAGGCTGCCCAACATGTATTTACTCCCCTAAATGTGGTAATGATAACAAACCCTTACATAAAAACGGTACGATTTTCCTCCTGGAAGCTATTTTGAAGATGATGAATGGTGAAACTGTTGATTTATCCAATGAATCTGGCGTTGAGCTTATACCTAAAAGTAGTGGGCCATTTAAATCCCCAGCAATGGGTAGTGAGGGTTATCAGGAGTTTGAAAACCCTCTGAGCTTAAACTGTAAGGGTGAATCATTTTATCTTAATGGCAATCTCAATGAAGCAGCTAAATGCTTCCAAAAAGTATTGGAAATGGATGAAAATAATATTTCAGCCATGAAATATCAGGGAATTATCCTGGTAAAACAGGAAAAACCTGAAAAAGCACTTGAATTTTTCGAGAAAGTACTCTTAATCCATGCTGATGATCCAGAAACCCTTTATTACCAGGCAGTTTCATTTAACAAAACCCAAAAGTATGCGGAAAGTAAAAATGTCTCAATGAAACTACTTAAGGCCAGACCAGACTGGGATGATGCATGGTCTATCCTGGCAATTTCACTCCAAGCACTAGGGGATAGGGAAAAAGCTATAGAAGCTTACAACAAAGCACTGGAACTCGATCCACTTAACCAGGACGCTGCAAGTAATTTGAAAGACTTGCTAGATAGTTAA